ATTTGTCTTGTTGCATGGATGATACCTTTTAGAGTGTGAAAAAAGTACTTTGGGTAACTAAGTGGTGTAATCTCAATAACATCTGCAGTTCTTTTTTTGTCAAGACTCTTTGCAATAATACTAGCATCTTCAAGGCTGTCAAACTGAACACACCAGTCATCAAACTCTTTGTTAAACCGTTTTAGTTCTTCATCTAAAAAACCACCCGCAGGTGATTGTAGGGCAAAAATACTCATATGATTTTAATCGAAATGAAGAATATCTTTAGCTTGAATCATATCTTTGTCACCGCGACCGGAGAGGTTAACGATTATTAGTTTATCTTTTATGTTTGGTAGTTTTTTAAGGTAAGCAACAGCATGCGCACTTTCAAATGCAGGAATTATCCCCTCTTTTCTAGACAACCATACAAAAGCATCAAGTGCTTCTTGGTCTGTCACATTATCATAACTTACAGATTTGTTGTCATTATGAAAAGAGTGTTCCGGCCCAATGCCCGGGTAGTCAAGTCCAGCTGAGATAGAGTGTGCTTCTAAAATTTGGCCATCTTCATCTTGGAGTGTGTAGCTCATTTGACCATGTAAAACACCCGGACGCCCTTTTTTAAGTGAACAGCCATGCTTGTTAGTTTCTATTCCAAGTCCACCTGCTTCAATACCTATACATTCAACTTCTTCATCTTCTAAAAAGTGCTGAAACATCCCTATTGCATTTGAACCACCACCAATACAAGCTATTACATGATCTGGCAGACGGTTCTCTTTTTCAAGTATCTGCGCTCTTGCTTCATAGCCTATGATAGCTTGAAAATCTCTAACCATCATCGGGTATGGATGCGGACCGGCAACTGTTCCTATAATATAAAAAGTATCCCTCGCGTTTGTGACCCAGTGACGTATTGCTTCATTCATTGCGTCTTTTAGTGTGCGTGAACCGCTCTCTACAGAGTTCACTTTAGCGCCAAGAAGCTTCATTCTGAAAACATTAAGTTCTTGTCTTTGAACATCTTTTGCACCCATAAAAACTTCACATTCTAGGTCCAAAAGTGCGCA
The sequence above is drawn from the Candidatus Sulfurimonas baltica genome and encodes:
- the trpB gene encoding tryptophan synthase subunit beta yields the protein MYIPSASKYDPDENGHFGIFGGRYVPETLMPALLRLKVEYDSIRFDKKFWSEVDYYLKDYVGRPSPLYFAQNISNELGAKIYIKREDLNHTGAHKVNNVIAQGLMAKRLGYKKIIAETGAGQHGVATATICALLDLECEVFMGAKDVQRQELNVFRMKLLGAKVNSVESGSRTLKDAMNEAIRHWVTNARDTFYIIGTVAGPHPYPMMVRDFQAIIGYEARAQILEKENRLPDHVIACIGGGSNAIGMFQHFLEDEEVECIGIEAGGLGIETNKHGCSLKKGRPGVLHGQMSYTLQDEDGQILEAHSISAGLDYPGIGPEHSFHNDNKSVSYDNVTDQEALDAFVWLSRKEGIIPAFESAHAVAYLKKLPNIKDKLIIVNLSGRGDKDMIQAKDILHFD